DNA from Aliarcobacter skirrowii CCUG 10374:
TGACACGAGATCATGTTTTACCTTTAGCGTTTCCAGGGATAATGACAGGTTCAATTATTGGTTTAGCTCAAGCTATGGGAGAGACAGCACCTTTAATCATCATTGGAATGATTGCCTTTATTCCAGATGCTCCTTCAATGGTTACACAAGCGGCAACTGTGATGCCAGCACAACTATTTACTTGGGCTGGAATGCCTGAGGGTATGTATATAGAAAAAACAGCAGCTGGAATTTTGGTTCTATTGTCAATATTAATTTCACTAAATGCAATAGCTATATATTTACGAAAAAAATTTGAAGTAAAATGGTAAAAGGAAAAAAATGAGTACAGATAATAAAACAAAAATAGATGTAAAAAACTTAAATTTGTATTATGGTTCAAATCAAGCACTATTTGATATTAATGTAAATTTGTATCAAAATAAAATAACAGCACTAATTGGACCATCTGGTTGTGGAAAATCTACATTTTTAAGATGTATAAATAGAATGAATGATTTAATTCCAAGTGTTAAAATTGATGGAAAAATTGTAATTGACAAAAAAAATATTTATGATAAAGATGTTGATGAGGTAAGTGTTAGAAAAAGAGTTGGAATGGTATTTCAACAACCAAATCCTTTTCCAAAATCTATTTATGATAATGTTGCTTATGCACCACTAAAACATGGAATGGTAAAAAAAGGGAAAGAGTGTGATGAGTTGGTTGAAACTTCACTAATAAAATCAGGTCTTTGGAATGAGGTAAAAGATAAGTTACAAAATCCAGGAACTTCACTTTCAGGTGGTCAGCAACAAAGACTTTGTATTGCAAGAACAATTGCAATTAAACCAGAGGTTATTTTAATGGATGAGCCAACATCTGCACTTGATCCAATAAGTACAGAAAAAATTGAGTCTTTGATGCTTGAATTAAAACAAGATTATACAATTATAACTGTAACTCACAATATGCAACAAGCAGCACGAGTTGCTGATTATACGGCATTTTTTCACTTAGGAAAATTAATAGAGTATGATGTAACAGAGACTATCTTTGTTAATCCAACAAATAAAAAAACAGAAGATTATATTACAGGGAGATTTGGATAATGTTAAAACCTTATGAAGAGAAATTAAAACTTATAAAAAGTGAAGTAGAAAAACTAGGATTAGATGTTGTTGAAGCTTTAGAGATTTGTTTAAAATCTTTAAATGAAAGAAAGATAGAGAATCTAAAAAATGTTGAAATTAGTGAGAAAAAATTTCTTGCAAAATCAAATGAACTAGATAATATTATTATCACAACTCTAGCTTTATATACACCAGAAGCTAGAGATTTAAGAAGAATGGTAGCATTCTTAAAAATCACAAATGAGATAGTAAGAACAGCTGCAAATACAAAAGATTTTGCAAAAATGTTTAGAAGATCTTATAGTGAAGATTTAGATACAAATACTATTTTAGAGTACACAATTCCTCTTTTAAAATCGGCTTTATTATCTACAAAAACAGCTGTATCTATAATAGATGAACATGATTTAAAACAAGTTGAGCAAAAGTATCAAAGAGTTGTTGTAGAAGAGAGTAAAACAGATGATTTATACTTGATGATTGAGAAAAATATTTTAAAACTAATTACAAAAAATCTTGATTTATCAAAAGAGTATTTTGATATTTTAAGTAGTTTAAGAAGATTAGAGAAAATTGCAGATAGATCTGTATCAATAGCTAGTTTACTACAGTTTGCAAAACTAGGTGGAGATATGGTTCAATCATAATTCTTATGATATAATTTTTGCATGAAAAAAGCTATACAAAAAATCTCGGACTATTTTAGTTCAAACTTTGAAGTTTTGGTTGCTACTGTTATATTTTTAGTGATATTCATAGCTGGACACGACTTTTATAGAGCAATTATACTTATGCTTGAGTTTATTGTGATTATGGAAGTTGTTAAGATGATTTCTGATTTTATAAAAAAAGAGACATTAAGACTTAGATATGTTATTGATATTTTTATAATATTTCTAATAAGAGAAGTTATAATTTTATCAGCAAATAAAAATAGAGACTACTTTGATATAGTATTCTTACTATTTGTAATATTTGTCTTCTTTGTGTTTAGAATATTATCTATAAAATTTTCACCAATAAATGATAAAAAAGCAGATGAGATAAAATGAAAAAATTAATTCTTATAGTTGAAGATGAAGAGGATATGCTTGAGCTTCTTGAGTACACACTACAAAAAGAGGGTTATGATACTATTGGATTTTTAAATGTGGATAAAAATGTAAGAAAAGTTTTGGATGAGGAGAACATAGATTTAATCTTAATGGATAGAAATCTTCCAAATATTGAAGGAACTACATTTATAAAAGAGTTAAGAGTAAGTGGTTACTCTAATCCAGTTATTTACATAACTGCAAAAGATAAAGAGAATGATGTTTTAGAAGGATTTGAGGCATTTGCAGATGATTATATTACTAAACCTTTTAATCTAAAAGAGCTAATTGCTAGAGTAAAAGCTGTAATAAAAAGAACTTCAAAAGAGCTTGAGTTTATAAAGGCAAAAGATATTGTTTATAACTTTGCAAACAAAAAGTTTTATATTGAAAATAAAGAGATTGAACTAACTCAACTTGAGAGCTCTTTGTTGTTTGAGTTTATAAATAATCAAGATATTCTTCTTTCAAGAGATTATCTTCTTGAAAAAGTTTGGAAGGACTCTTTAGATAAAAAAGAGAAGACTGTAAATGTTGCAATAAAAAGATTAAAATCAAAAATAGATCCAAAAGCTAAAAAGAACTATATAAAAGCTGTTCGTGGAGAGGGATATATTTTTTGTTAAAGATTCATCAACTATTTTTACGAACTTATCTAGCAATATTTATTGCTATTTTAATCACTCTAACACTAGCTACATATTTTTGGGCAAAAAATCTGTATATAAATCAAATTGAGAAAAATCTAATACAAAATTTGGATACATTAGCTGTTGTTTTACAAAATAGTAAAGATATAAATAGTTTAAATAGTGTGGTTTTAAACTTGAGTCAAGTTTTAGCTTTAAGGGTATCTGTAATAGATGAACTTGGAGATGTAATAGCAGAGAGTCATAAAAATTTGGATGATATAAAAAACCATTCAAATAGAGTAGAAATTATAGAGGCAAAAAATATTGGTATTGGAAAAGATACAAGAGTCTCTGAAACCTTAGGAAAAGATTTACTATATATTGCAAGAAAGATTGAAATAGAAGGTAAAACTTACTACATAAGAATGGCTGACTATACAAATAAAATAACAGATAATTTTAAATCACTCACAATTGAGATTTTTATATATATTTTACTGTTTCTATTTTTAGCTTTTTTGGCAACCTATTTTATTAGTCTAAAAATAAAAAAAGAGACAGATTTAATACTTGATTTTTTAAAAGATATAAAAAATAAAAAAACTCCAATACCTCTAAAATCAAACTACACTTTTGAGTTTTATAAGATTGCAAAGTTATTAAACAAAGTATCTTTAAAGCTATCAAAAAGAGAGCAAGAAAAAGTAAAACATACTGCAAAACTAACTCTTGCAAATAGACAAAAAGATGATATTATCTCTGCTATTTCTCATGAGTTTAAAAACCCAATCGCTGTAATCTCTGGTTATAGTCAAACTTTGATTGAAGATGAGAACTTATCAAAAGATATGAAAAAGAAGTTTTTAAATAAAATCTTCTCAAACTCAAATAAGATGTCACAAATTATTGATAAATTGAGACTTGCATTAAAACTTCAAGATAGTAACAACACAATTGCTTTGAATAATATATCAATAAAAAGAGTTTTAGAAAATATAATTAGTGATTTAAAAGTAAAGTATAAGAATCAAGATATAAATATTTTAGGTGAAGATAAAGAGATAAAAGCTGATGAGGTTTTAATATCTATTGCTATTACAAATCTAATAGAAAATGCTCTAAAATACTCTCAAGATGATATTACAATAGAGATTACAAATAATTATTTAGCTGTTATAGATAAGGGAATTGGAATATCAAAAGAGAATTTGGAAAATATATTTAAAAAGTATTACAGAGCAAACAACAATGAGTGGAATAACTCTTTAGGTTTAGGATTGTTTATTGTGAAATCTATCTTAAATATTCATAATTTTGAGCTAAAAATAGAGTCAACTTTGGGAGTTGGTTCAACTTTTAAAATATATTATTAATTTATACTTAATTTAAGTTAATTATAAGTATAACTTAAATATGATTCCAACTCATTAAAGAAAGGGAGTTAATAAATGAAATTTACTCAAATGGCAAAAGCCAACGAAATCGAAAGATCTTGGGTTGTAGTTGATGCAGAAGGTAAAGTATTCGGAAGAATTATTACTGAAGTTGCTACAATTTTAAGAGGTAAAAATAAACCTTGTTTTACACCAAATGTTGATTGTGGTGACTATGTAGTAATAATTAATGCAAGTAAAGCTAAATTTACAGGTGCAAAATTAGATGATAAAAACTACTATACACACTCAGGTTATTTTGGAAGTACAAAAACTCACAAAATGTCAGAAATGTTTGAAAAAAACCCTGAAAAATTGTATAAATTAGCTACTAGAGGTATGCTTCCAAAAACTACTCTTGGTAAAGCTATGTTAAAAAAATTAAAAGTATATGCAGGAAGTGAACATCCTCATACGGCTCAAATTAAAGGATAATAGTAATGGCAAAAGTATATGCAACTGGAAGAAGAAAAACTGCAATAGCAAAAGTGTGGTTAGAAAATGGAAATGGACAACTAACAATCAATGGTCAAACTCTTGATGCTTGGTTAGGTGGACATGAGTCAATTAAAAAAAGAGTTATGCAACCATTAAATGTAGCAAAACAAGAGACAAGTGTAAATGTAGTAGTACAAACTCTAGGTGGTGGATATTCAGCTCAAGCAGATGCTGTAAGACACGGAATCTCTAGAGCATTAGTTGCTTTCGATGAGCAATTTAGAACTATCTTAAAACCACATGGTTTATTAACAAGAGATGCAAGATCTGTAGAGAGAAAAAAATACGGAAAGAAAAAAGCAAGAAAATCTTCTCAATTCTCAAAAAGATAATTGGTATTTTTCTTTATTTTCCCCAAAAGGAAGCGAAAAATCGCTTCCTTTTTTTATTTATAGTACATATAAATTTTTGATATTTTTAGTCATATATTTTCAAACTATTAAAAAGATTATTAATAAAGATGATTTATAGTATATTTAGTTCCTCTTCCTGTTGTGCCTTCTATTTTTTTTATGCACCCTTTATTTAACAAATCTGCAATATCTCTTGAAGCATTAGCTTCTGCTGTATTCGCAATTTTTACATATTTAGCTTTTGTAAGATCACCTTTAAAGTTTTCACTTCCAATATCAAGAAGCTTATTTAAAACTTTTATTTGTCTTGAGTTCAGTTCATCAAATCTATGTGCATACCAAAACTTTGTTTTTTCTACAATATAGTTTAACTGTTTTTGAGCATCTAATAGTGCATGGTGCAATGTTTTAAAAAACCACTCCATCCAGTAAGTAATATCAAGAGGATCATCTTTTTGAAATCTTCCTGTTGTTTTATCCAAAGCTTCATAATAAGCCTTTCTATGTTCATATATACTCTTTGACATTGTATAGATTTTAGAAAAAGAGGATTGTTCAAGTTTTGATAGTACTCTATCGGTTAGTGCTCTTGTTATTCTTCCATTACCATCATCAAATGGGTGGATGATTACAAACCAAAGGTGAGTTAAGCTAGCTTTTTCTAGTGTTGTAGGAGTTTCATTGAACCATTTTATAAAAATATTCATTTCATTTTCAAGTGTATCATGTGGAGGTGCTTCATAGTGAATTTTTTCTTTACCATAGTCACCTGAAACTACTTGCATAGCTCCATCACCTCTAAACTGTGCTTCTTTAATTTTTGAAAATCCACTATACCCTTTTTCAAACATCGCATTGTGCCAGCCAAATAGTTTACCGAGAGTTAAGTCCTCATCATAGTTTGTGTTGGCATCAATAAGAATATCTACATAGTTATCCTCTTTTTTTATAACTTTGTAGTGTTCTGCTGATTCTAGCCCAAGTTTTTGTTTAATAGATGAGCGAACACTTTCTCTATTTAATATTTCACCCTCTATTTCACAACTTGCTATTATTTCATTTTCCAAAGTTTGAGCAAGTGAATATTTTGAGCTTTCTTTATCCATTAAAAGCATAAAAGATTTTAGTTTGCCTTGTTCATAAGCAATATCTCTTAACAGTGGTTCTAGTTTCTCTTTGTTGTATTTAAAATTGGGATACTCATCATATTCCCATATCCATTTTTGTTTCTTCATGAAGTAAGTTTATCTAAAGTGATACGTAAAATCAAGTTTTACATATCGTTATTTGAGATGTAAATAATTTTTATAAAAAATAGTTCTTATGTAAGTGTAGCTTCTATTATTTAATTAAACAAGTTTAAATTAGTAACATATATAAACTATATAAAAATAAATTTATAAGATATTACAAAATTGATACATATATTTGATAATATGAATTTATCAACTTAATAATTAAAATTTCACATAATATATTTATAAAATTTTTTTAGAGTTAAATAATTAATAACATTTATAGGAAATAAATAAAATGCAGAAATATTCAGTTAATCAACACTTAATAGAAACTATTTTAGCTTGGGTTAGATCTGGCGAAATTGCAATCCCTGAAATACAAAGACCATTTGTTTGGGATGCTTCTAAAGTAAGAGATCTTATGGATAGTTTATATCAAGGCTATCCAATTGGTTATATTATTGCATGGAGAAATCCAAATGTAAGACTTAAAGATGGAAGTACAAGTGAAGGTAAAAAAATCCTTATTGATGGACAACAAAGAATTACTGCATTAACAGCTGCAATTTTAGGTCAATATGTTATTGATAAAACATATAAAAGAATAAAGATAAAAATATCATTTAATCCAATAACTGAAAAGTTTGAAGTTCAAAATCCTGCAATTTTAAAAGATAAAACTTGGCTTCATGATATTTCTGAGGCTATAAATGGTGATTTATTTGAAATTGCTGATAAATATTTTGAATTAAATCCTGATGTTGATAAAAAGAGTGTAAGAAATGCTTTTTCCAATTTAATTAATATTCCAAAAAAACAAATAGGGCTTATTGAACTTGCTTCGGATTTGGATATAGAAACTGTAACAGAGATATTTATTAGAATTAATTCAAAAGGAGTAGTTCTTAGCCAAGCAGATTTCGCAATGAGTAAAATATCTTCAAATACTGAATATGGTGGAGATGAACTTAGAAAATTAATAGATTACTTCTGCCATTTAGCTATTGCTCCAGAATTTCATAAACATATTGAAGATAATGATAAAAAATTTGCACAAACAGATTTATATAATAAAATTAAGTGGCTTAAAAATGAAAAAGAAGATCTTTATGATCCAGATTATAATGATTTAATTAGAGTTGCTTTTACTTCTCAATTTAATAGAGGAAAATTATCTGATTTAGTTAGTTTACTATCTGGACGTAATTTTGAAACAAGAACATTTGAAACAGAAATTGCTGAGAAATCATTTGAAAAGTTAAAAAAAGGTGTAATTAATTTTACAAATGAAACAAATTTCAAAAAGTTCTTGATGATTATAAAATCTGCGGGATTTATTGACAATAAGCTTATAAGATCTCAAAATGCACTAAATTTTGCATATATTTTATATTTAAAATTAAGAGATTTAAATGTTAATTCAGTTGATATAGAAAAATTTGTAAAGCGTTGGTTTGTGTATTCTGTCTTAACTGGAAGATATTCTGGTTCTCCTGAAAGTATGTTTGATTTTGATATAAAACAAATAAGCCATAAATCTATGTCTGAATATTTAAAAGAAAAAGAGGATGCTGAACTTTCTGATGCGTTCTGGAATGCTTCTCTTCCAAGAAGTTTAGATACTTCTGTTGCAAGTAGTCCTTATTTTCATATTTATTTAGCTTCTCAGGTAAAAGCAAATGATAAAGGTTTTTTATCAAAAGATGTTTTGGTAAGTGACTTAATTTTACTAAGAGGTGATATCCACCATCTTTTCCCAAAAGATTATTTGAAACGAAATGGTTTTGAAAGAAATAAATATAATCAAATAGCAAACTATGTTTATATGCAACAAGAAATTAATATAAAAGTAGGGAATAAAGCTCCAGATACTTATTTATCGCTTTTAATTGAAAATTTTACAAATAATAAAAATAAATTTAGTGGTATAAAAAATCATGAAGAACTTATTAAAAATTTTGAGATGCACTGTATTCCAAGAAGTATAATAAATAGTAAATTTTCTGATTATGAAGACTTTTTACATGAAAGAAGAAAATTAATGGCACTTAAAATCAAAGATTATTATTTCTCTTTGTAATTATATAATACTAGAGAATGATATCTCTAGTAAAATTAGTTTTTCACATAACTCATCTGTTTATTATAAGCCATATCCCAAAACATATACTCAAACTCAACACTTGAAATAAAAATATCTTCAACCACTTTTTTTTCAGCTTCTGTTCTGTTTTTTACAAGCTCATCAAGTGCATCATAAAACCACTCAAATGACTCTTCAAACTCAACTCCTGAGTAAGTTTCTATCCAAGATTTATAGAAATTATTTTCTAAAGTATCTTTATATTGCTCTTTTAATCTTTTACCATAATCACAATATGTCCAAGCACAAGGAAATACAGTTGCTAAAGTGTGTGCTAAATCACCTTTTAAAGAAGTTGCAAGCATATTTGCTGTGTAAGTTCTGTTAAACAAACTAGCTCTTACATTTTTAACCTCTTCATCACTAATACCAAACTCTTTCATATACAGATGGTGAAGTTTCATCTCATCAACTAAAGTTGCTTTTGTAATAGCACTAAGATTTCCAAGCATCTTTTCATCATCTGCTTTTGTCATGGCCATTGCAAATACTTTTGCATACTCTAAAAGATACAAATAATCTTGTAGTAAATAAAACTTGAACTTCTCTTTTTCTAAAGTCCCAGCTCCCAACTCTTGTACAAATGGGTGGTTATAACCATCTTCCCAAACTTTTATAGCTTTTTGTTTTAATTGTCTTGAAAATGACATTTTAACTCCTTTTATAATTTAAATTTATCGCAAAAAGATTCTGGATTATCTGTTTTCATACCTTCACTCATAATACAAAAATCTTTTGCACCATTTTTTAAAACATCTTTAAAATTTTTCTCATTTATCCCACCAATTGCAATAATAGAAATATCAATATTTTCATAAAGCTCTTTTAAAAAAGCCAAACCTCTTGGTTTTAAACCCTCTTTACAAGAAGTTTCAAAAATATGTCCAGCAATAATTGCATCTGCACCTAAATTTTGGGCAGTTTTTCCTTCAGTTAGTGAGTGAATAGATACATAGATATTTGAAAAGCTATTTAATCTATCTTGATAATTTAAAAAATCATCAAAAGAGAGTTGAATATTTTTTATATTCAATTTTATTGCTACACCTATAAAGCTATTTACAAAAAAATCCACACCATACTTTTGGCAAATCTTTTTAACCTCTATTGCAAGAGATTCATAATCACAATTTTCTAAATCTTTCTCTCTTAAAATTATTGCATTTGGTTTTGAACTAGCAAGTAGTTCAACTCTTCTTAAAAAATCATCACAACAAAGTTTTCGATTTGTTACAATAATTGCCATTTTAAACTCTTATAAAATTTGAATAAACAGGTTGTAAGCTCTTATTTAAAATCATAGTGTGAACATCTTCTACACTTCTTTCATCAGATATTTCAAACTGTTCATCACCTTTTTTCTCTTCATCATGACCTCCAACACCAACACTAACTCCTGCTGAAATCTTATTTGCAACAAGACCAACAACATTATCTCTAAAAACATCTCGCTCTCTTGTTGATATTGTGATTGTTGCATAAGGCATAAAAATTCTATATGCACACATAACTTGCAGAAGTTGCTTCTCATAAACATCATTTGAGTTGTTGTTTTTATTGTTTATATATGGTCTTAATCTTGGAACTGAAAAACTAATCTCTGCATGAGGATATCTTTGTTGAATTAGTGTTGCGTGAAGTGCAACAGCAAAAGCATCTTTTCTAAAATCATCAAGTCCTAATAAGGCTCCAAAAGCAACCCCTCTAAATCCAGCTTTTAAGGCTCTTTCTTGAGCATTTATTCTATAAGAGAAGTTTCTTTTTGAACCCCAAAGATGAACATCTTCATATTTTTTTCTATTGTAAGTCTCTTGATAAACAGCTACAAAATCAGCTCCACTTTCATGAAGTAGTTTATACTCATCTAAATTTACAGGATAAACCTCAAGAGCAACAGTTGAGAAATATTTTCTTGCAAGTTTAACAGCACTTGCAATATAACTAACACTTGATTTTCTTCTGGCTTCTCCTGTTAAAAGTAAAATCTCTTTTAAACCAGTTTTTGCAATAGTTTGTAACTCATTTTCAAGCTCTTGTGTTGTAAGTGTTGCTCTTTTTATTTTGTTTGTTGCTTTAAAACCACAATATGTACACTCATTTTCACAATAGTTTGCAATATACAAAGGTGTAAAAAGCAAAATAGAGTTACCAAAATTTTTTCTAGTCTTCTCTTTTGCTCTTTGTGCCATAATCTCTAAAAACTCTTCTGCATTTGGTGAAAGTAGGGCTTTAAAATCTTCTAAATCTAATCTATCTTTTTTTAGGGCTCTTTTAACATCATCGCTACTATATTTTGAATAATCAAAATTTTGCATAGATGATGTGATAATTGATTCAATATCAGATTCAATATCCTCCATATCTTTATAAAAGAGTTGATGATTTATCTCTTTCAATTATCATCTCCCAAAAAACCTGTTAATGGACTTGAAGCTTCGGCTTTATCTAAAACTCTTCCAAGACCTGATAAATAAGCAGCTCTTCCAGCTTTTATCGCATTTTTAAAAGCCTCTGACATCAAAACAATATCATTTGCTGTTGCAACAGCAGTATTTAGCATAACAGCATCAACACCCATCTCCATAGCTTCACAAGCTTGCGATGGTCTTCCAATTCCAGCATCAACAATAATTGGTAAGTCTATCTCATCTACTAAGATTTGAATAAACTCTTTTGTTAAAAGCCCTTTATTGCTTCCTATTAAAGAACCCAAAGGCATAACTGCAGCTGCTCCTGCATTTACTAAATCTCTTGCTACATACAAATCAGGATAACAATATGGTAAAACTGTAAAACCTTCATTTGCTAATTTTTCAGTTGCTTTTATTGTCTCATAGTTATCAGGTAGAAGATATTTAGAGTCTTTAATAATCTCTAGTTTTACTAAATCTCCACACCCAAGCTCTCTTGAAAGCCTTGCAACTCTTAAAGCCTCATCGCTATTGATAGCTCCTGAAGTGTTTGGAAGCAGAGTTATATTTTTTGGAATATAATCTAAAATATTCTCAACACCACCACTATTTGCTCTTCTTAAAGCCAAAGTAATAATTTGAGCTTCACCATTTTTTATAACAGCTTCTAAAAGTGGAAGTGAAAATTTTCCAGAACCTAAAATAAATCTTGAATTAAACTCATATTTTCCTATTTTTAATATATCATTCATAATATTTTCCTATTTTTATACATCGTAAATATCTAAAATAAGCCTTAAAATCATATTTGCTTGATGAGCAGCACAAATAGTTACTCTTGGAGCCATAAGTCCCATTCCAACTTTTGCTTCTGCTTCTAAATCACCACAAATAAATAGATTTTTTAGTGCTTTTTTTGTAGAAATTTTGTTTGAACTATCGTATCCAGCCATTCCAGAACCAGAGACTATCTTTTTATCTGGAAAATTTTGCAAAATACCATTTATAAGCATTGCTTTTTGATCTGCTTTATCAAAAGCCTCACAAACAATATCGTAAGAGGCAAAAAGCTCTTTTAGATTTGATTTATCTATTTTTATATTTTTTGTAATAATTTTTATAAATGGGTTAATCTCTTTTAACTGCTCTTTTAGTGCATCTGTTTTATTCATACCTAAGTGCTTTATATAGTAGCTTTGCCTATTTAAATTGCTAGGCTCTACAATATCAAAATCTATTAATAAAAGCTCTCCAACACCAATTCTTGCTAACATAACAGCAATATTAGAGCCAAGTCCACCAAGTCCAGCAATAGCAACTTTGCTATTTTTTACTTTTTGATGAACTTTTGGAGTGTGTCTTGACACCATTGTAGCTTCCAACTCATCACTTGATGGCATTTTTCCTTTTTCAATAATCACCAAAGAGTCACCACTATTTATTTGTAAATCTTTTTCTAAAATAAAACCATTTAATATAATAATTGCATTTTTATTTAAACTATCTCTTAAAGAAAAAGCAGATTTATGCTCTGTTTGAATATTTTTGCCGTTTAGCTCTATATTTATCATCCGCCACCAACAAACCAAACTATCTCTAAAACATCGCTATTTTTTAAAAAAGTAGTCTCATACTCAATTTTTGGAACAATTTTTTGATTTAATTCAACAGCAACTTTAGATGGTTCAAAATTTTTAGAGATAAGTAGTTCATACAAACTTATCTCTTTTTCTATAAAAATCTCTTCATTATTTACTCTCATCTTAATTCCTTAAGCTATCTTATCTGCATGATCTTTCATGATTTTTTGAGTTATTTTATATGAACAAAATTTTGGTCCACACATAGAGCAAAACTCTGCTTCTTTAAATACATCTTGAGGTAAAGTCTCATCGTGATACTCTCTAGCACGGTCAGGATCAAGTGCTAGTTCAAACTGTTTGTTCCAATCAAAAGCATATCTTGCATCACTCATTGCATCATCAATATCTCTAGCTCCTTTTCTATTTCTAGCAATATCAGCACTATGAGCAGCAATTTTATACGCAATAATTCCATTTCTAACATCTTCAGCATTTGGTAAACCTAAATGCTCTTTTGGAGTAACATAACAAAGCATTGATGCTCCATGCCATCCACCAACAGCAGCACCAATTGCACTTGAGATATGATCATACCCAGCACCAATATCAGTAGTTAATGGTCCTAAGATATAAAATGGAGCTTCATGACAATACTCTTTTTCTATTTTCATATTTCTCTCAATTTGATTTAAAGGCACATGTCCTGGACCTTCTATCATAACTTGTACATCTTTTTCCCAAGCTCTTAAAGTTAAATCTCCAAGAACTTTTAACTCTCTTAGTTGTGCTTCATCACTTGCATCTGCTAAACATCCAGGTCTTAAACTATCTCCCAAAGATAAAGAGACATCATACTTTCTACAAATATCTAAAATTTTGTCAAATGCTGTATAAAAAGGATTCTCTTTGTGATAATGCATCATCCAAGCTGCCATTAAACTTCCACCTCTTGAAACTATTCCCATCTTTCTTTTTGCAATATGAGGCATAAACTCCAGTAAAAATCCAGCATGAATTGTGAAGTATGAAACACCTTGCTCTGCTTGTCTTTGAATTACTTCAAGCATTTTCTCAATTGTTAAATCCTCTATTTTATCTTTTACATCATGTAAAATTTGATAAATAGGAAC
Protein-coding regions in this window:
- a CDS encoding phosphate signaling complex PhoU family protein: MLKPYEEKLKLIKSEVEKLGLDVVEALEICLKSLNERKIENLKNVEISEKKFLAKSNELDNIIITTLALYTPEARDLRRMVAFLKITNEIVRTAANTKDFAKMFRRSYSEDLDTNTILEYTIPLLKSALLSTKTAVSIIDEHDLKQVEQKYQRVVVEESKTDDLYLMIEKNILKLITKNLDLSKEYFDILSSLRRLEKIADRSVSIASLLQFAKLGGDMVQS
- a CDS encoding Fic family protein; the protein is MKKQKWIWEYDEYPNFKYNKEKLEPLLRDIAYEQGKLKSFMLLMDKESSKYSLAQTLENEIIASCEIEGEILNRESVRSSIKQKLGLESAEHYKVIKKEDNYVDILIDANTNYDEDLTLGKLFGWHNAMFEKGYSGFSKIKEAQFRGDGAMQVVSGDYGKEKIHYEAPPHDTLENEMNIFIKWFNETPTTLEKASLTHLWFVIIHPFDDGNGRITRALTDRVLSKLEQSSFSKIYTMSKSIYEHRKAYYEALDKTTGRFQKDDPLDITYWMEWFFKTLHHALLDAQKQLNYIVEKTKFWYAHRFDELNSRQIKVLNKLLDIGSENFKGDLTKAKYVKIANTAEANASRDIADLLNKGCIKKIEGTTGRGTKYTINHLY
- the rpsI gene encoding 30S ribosomal protein S9; translation: MAKVYATGRRKTAIAKVWLENGNGQLTINGQTLDAWLGGHESIKKRVMQPLNVAKQETSVNVVVQTLGGGYSAQADAVRHGISRALVAFDEQFRTILKPHGLLTRDARSVERKKYGKKKARKSSQFSKR
- a CDS encoding ATP-binding protein, whose product is MLKIHQLFLRTYLAIFIAILITLTLATYFWAKNLYINQIEKNLIQNLDTLAVVLQNSKDINSLNSVVLNLSQVLALRVSVIDELGDVIAESHKNLDDIKNHSNRVEIIEAKNIGIGKDTRVSETLGKDLLYIARKIEIEGKTYYIRMADYTNKITDNFKSLTIEIFIYILLFLFLAFLATYFISLKIKKETDLILDFLKDIKNKKTPIPLKSNYTFEFYKIAKLLNKVSLKLSKREQEKVKHTAKLTLANRQKDDIISAISHEFKNPIAVISGYSQTLIEDENLSKDMKKKFLNKIFSNSNKMSQIIDKLRLALKLQDSNNTIALNNISIKRVLENIISDLKVKYKNQDINILGEDKEIKADEVLISIAITNLIENALKYSQDDITIEITNNYLAVIDKGIGISKENLENIFKKYYRANNNEWNNSLGLGLFIVKSILNIHNFELKIESTLGVGSTFKIYY
- the pstB gene encoding phosphate ABC transporter ATP-binding protein PstB gives rise to the protein MSTDNKTKIDVKNLNLYYGSNQALFDINVNLYQNKITALIGPSGCGKSTFLRCINRMNDLIPSVKIDGKIVIDKKNIYDKDVDEVSVRKRVGMVFQQPNPFPKSIYDNVAYAPLKHGMVKKGKECDELVETSLIKSGLWNEVKDKLQNPGTSLSGGQQQRLCIARTIAIKPEVILMDEPTSALDPISTEKIESLMLELKQDYTIITVTHNMQQAARVADYTAFFHLGKLIEYDVTETIFVNPTNKKTEDYITGRFG
- a CDS encoding phosphate-starvation-inducible PsiE family protein, whose protein sequence is MKKAIQKISDYFSSNFEVLVATVIFLVIFIAGHDFYRAIILMLEFIVIMEVVKMISDFIKKETLRLRYVIDIFIIFLIREVIILSANKNRDYFDIVFLLFVIFVFFVFRILSIKFSPINDKKADEIK
- the rplM gene encoding 50S ribosomal protein L13, producing the protein MKFTQMAKANEIERSWVVVDAEGKVFGRIITEVATILRGKNKPCFTPNVDCGDYVVIINASKAKFTGAKLDDKNYYTHSGYFGSTKTHKMSEMFEKNPEKLYKLATRGMLPKTTLGKAMLKKLKVYAGSEHPHTAQIKG
- a CDS encoding response regulator transcription factor → MKKLILIVEDEEDMLELLEYTLQKEGYDTIGFLNVDKNVRKVLDEENIDLILMDRNLPNIEGTTFIKELRVSGYSNPVIYITAKDKENDVLEGFEAFADDYITKPFNLKELIARVKAVIKRTSKELEFIKAKDIVYNFANKKFYIENKEIELTQLESSLLFEFINNQDILLSRDYLLEKVWKDSLDKKEKTVNVAIKRLKSKIDPKAKKNYIKAVRGEGYIFC